From one Culex quinquefasciatus strain JHB chromosome 3, VPISU_Cqui_1.0_pri_paternal, whole genome shotgun sequence genomic stretch:
- the LOC119769110 gene encoding SH3 domain-containing protein C23A1.17-like: protein MWFCARRDSAESAHARCDGQALTGWPDLVPEATPVWPDPVPETNPALPGLVLEATTGWPVLVPEATPVWLNPVPETTPALPGLALQATTGWPVLVLEATPVWPDPVPETTPALPGLALQATTGWPVLVPEATPVWPDPVPETTPALPGLALQATTGWPVLVPEATPVWLDPVPETTSALPGPVLEAPTGWPDLVPEATLVWPEPVPETTPALLGSILEAPASLDSFPDSTQALPGLVPKAISDLPDRVPEDFIALPSPALEAIASLDHPDATQALPGPVPKAIYVLPDRVLEAEPERNDGSEIKQHSAPKLYHPASPPDTSRAHRKTAPTTTNLNPNERENRTRRVSGISQIEAQHRREAMALLVIGALQNRCVADEPNQTDDREAQRPPDEGAIQRLWNPGVARRTQSSKNITQDRVPSVERTQRGGECSGRPNSVCPHPYDENDYAPAQRQSCHRRRQQQQVCRSNRLATRSR, encoded by the coding sequence ATGTGGTTTTGTGCGCGACGTGACAGTGCAGAATCCGCACACGCCAGGTGCGACGGACAAGCACTAACCGGCTGGCCGGACCTAGTTCCGGAAGCCACTCCCGTCTGGCCGGACCCTGTTCCGGAGACGAACCCCGCTCTCCCAGGTCTTGTCCTGGAGGCAACAACTGGCTGGCCGGTCCTAGTACCGGAAGCCACCCCCGTCTGGCTAAACCCTGTTCCGGAGACAACCCCCGCTCTGCCAGGTCTTGCCCTGCAGGCAACAACCGGCTGGCCGGTCCTAGTACTGGAAGCCACCCCCGTCTGGCCGGACCCTGTTCCGGAGACAACCCCCGCTCTGCCAGGTCTTGCCCTGCAGGCAACAACCGGCTGGCCGGTCCTAGTACCGGAAGCCACCCCCGTCTGGCCGGACCCTGTTCCAGAGACGACCCCCGCTCTGCCAGGTCTTGCCCTGCAGGCAACAACCGGCTGGCCGGTCCTAGTACCGGAAGCCACTCCCGTCTGGCTGGATCCTGTTCCGGAGACGACCTCCGCTCTGCCAGGTCCTGTCCTGGAGGCACCAACCGGCTGGCCGGACCTAGTTCCGGAAGCCACCCTCGTCTGGCCGGAACCTGTTCCGGAGACGACACCCGCTTTGCTAGGTTCTATCCTGGAGGCACCCGCATCGCTGGATTCTTTTCCAGATTCAACTCAAGCCCTGCCGGGTCTTGTCCCGAAGGCAATCTCCGACCTGCCGGACCGTGTTCCGGAGGATTTCATTGCTCTGCCAAGCCCTGCCCTGGAGGCAATCGCATCGCTAGATCATCCGGATGCAACTCAAGCCCTGCCGGGTCCTGTCCCGAAGGCAATCTACGTCCTGCCGGACCGTGTTCTAGAAGCAGAACCAGAAAGGAACGACGGTTCCGAGATCAAGCAACATTCCGCGCCGAAGCTGTACCACCCAGCCAGCCCACCTGATACAAGCCGTGCCCATCGGAAGACGGCTCCAACTACAACCAATCTCAACCCGAACGAGAGAGAGAATCGCACCAGGCGAGTCTCCGGCATCTCCCAGATCGAAGCGCAACATCGACGTGAAGCTATGGCACTGCTCGTGATCGGTGCCCTCCAGAATCGATGCGTCGCCGACGAACCAAACCAAACCGATGATCGCGAAGCACAAAGGCCACCTGACGAAGGTGCGATCCAACGGCTCTGGAACCCTGGAGTAGCGCGGCGTACGCAGTCCAGCAAGAACATCACCCAGGATCGAGTTCCGTCTGTTGAGAGAACTCAACGGGGGGGAGAATGTTCGGGACGACCGAATAGTGTTTGCCCCCACCCGTACGACGAGAACGACTACGCCCCTGCGCAACGGCAGAGCTGTCATCGACGtcgtcaacaacaacaagtttgccGCTCGAACCGCCTAGCAACAAGATCGCGTTGA